In a genomic window of Amycolatopsis japonica:
- a CDS encoding AraC family transcriptional regulator: protein MVFDSARFDLQPYLGFDMARYVRRTYCSWEDSGWESLLVQRFEHVPVAEDMRLPAVADLHLVLPLSGRAVMETRGEGRWNRHEWGPGRLELAVPGKPLRRRYRGDEAMRSLQVHIPGTTVESVAARLGGRAVDHEAMAASVAEGDPLLDELVRAVGNASEDDDLYAESAAAFLTVHLLTRHARKPGPPSAGREDDRVRAAVAMMRDRLADPLSVAEIAGEVHLSVYHFIRVFKEKTGETPHRFLGGLRIEEARRLLRGTDLPIAAIAGRCGFATPGALSAAFLKHTGSRPSEYRNS from the coding sequence GTGGTGTTCGATTCCGCGCGATTCGACCTTCAGCCCTACCTCGGTTTCGACATGGCCCGCTATGTCCGGCGGACCTATTGCAGCTGGGAGGATTCCGGCTGGGAGTCGCTGCTCGTCCAGCGGTTCGAGCACGTTCCCGTCGCGGAGGACATGCGCCTGCCGGCCGTCGCGGATCTGCATCTGGTCCTGCCGCTTTCGGGGCGGGCGGTGATGGAGACCCGCGGCGAAGGCCGGTGGAACCGGCACGAATGGGGGCCGGGACGGCTCGAACTCGCCGTTCCCGGCAAGCCCCTGCGGCGCCGCTATCGCGGGGACGAAGCGATGCGCAGCCTGCAGGTGCACATCCCGGGCACGACGGTGGAATCGGTCGCCGCGCGGCTCGGCGGCCGCGCGGTGGACCACGAGGCGATGGCGGCGTCCGTGGCCGAGGGTGATCCGCTGCTCGACGAGCTGGTCCGGGCGGTCGGGAACGCGAGCGAGGACGACGACCTCTACGCCGAATCCGCGGCCGCCTTCCTCACCGTGCACCTGCTCACCCGGCATGCGCGGAAGCCGGGCCCGCCAAGCGCTGGCCGGGAGGACGACCGGGTCCGCGCGGCCGTCGCGATGATGCGTGACCGCCTGGCCGATCCGCTCAGCGTCGCCGAAATCGCCGGCGAGGTACATCTGAGCGTCTACCACTTCATCCGGGTCTTCAAGGAGAAGACCGGTGAGACACCGCACCGTTTCCTCGGCGGGCTCCGGATCGAGGAGGCGCGAAGGCTGTTGCGGGGCACCGATCTCCCGATCGCCGCCATCGCGGGAAGGTGCGGGTTCGCCACCCCCGGCGCCCTGTCGGCCGCTTTCCTGAAGCACACCGGATCGCGGCCCTCGGAGTACCGCAATTCCTGA
- a CDS encoding LLM class flavin-dependent oxidoreductase: MGYEILGTPQAPTFGLDTFGDVGNDANGQPVSQAEAIREVVAEGVLADQVGVDYLGVGEHHRAEMAVSSPDVVLAAIAGRTERIRLGTAVTVLSSDDPVRVYERFATLDAVSRGRAEVTLGRGSFTESFPLFGYSLEDYEALFAEKLDLFTHLQEEKPVDWSGTVRPALEGAQAFPVTESGSLPAWVGVGGTPQSVVRAAAYGLPLVMAVIGGSPERFTPLADLYRRALKEAGHQELPISMHSPGHIAETDELAVSQHFSHHQAAFAKIGAERGWGPMSRADYDVMAGPRGALFVGSPETVARKIAWAVRTLGLSRFQLKYSVGALPHEQRLNSIRLYGEQVVPRVKELLG, from the coding sequence ATGGGTTACGAGATCCTGGGCACCCCGCAGGCGCCGACCTTCGGCCTGGACACGTTCGGCGACGTCGGGAACGACGCGAACGGCCAGCCGGTGAGCCAGGCCGAAGCCATCCGCGAGGTCGTGGCCGAGGGTGTCCTCGCCGACCAGGTGGGCGTGGACTACTTGGGCGTCGGCGAACACCACCGCGCGGAGATGGCGGTGTCCTCGCCGGACGTCGTGCTGGCCGCGATCGCGGGTCGGACCGAACGGATCCGGCTGGGCACGGCGGTCACGGTGCTCAGCTCGGACGACCCGGTGCGCGTGTACGAGCGGTTCGCCACGCTGGACGCGGTTTCCCGGGGACGCGCGGAGGTCACGCTCGGCCGTGGCTCGTTCACCGAGTCGTTCCCGTTGTTCGGGTACTCGCTCGAGGACTACGAAGCGCTGTTCGCCGAGAAGCTCGACCTGTTCACGCATCTGCAGGAGGAGAAGCCGGTCGACTGGTCCGGGACGGTCCGCCCGGCCCTCGAAGGCGCGCAGGCCTTCCCGGTCACCGAATCCGGCAGCCTGCCCGCGTGGGTCGGCGTCGGCGGCACCCCGCAGTCGGTCGTCCGCGCGGCGGCGTACGGCCTGCCGCTGGTGATGGCGGTGATCGGTGGGTCGCCGGAGCGGTTCACCCCGCTCGCCGACCTGTACCGGCGCGCGCTGAAGGAGGCGGGCCACCAGGAGCTCCCGATCTCGATGCACAGCCCCGGCCACATCGCCGAGACCGACGAACTGGCCGTCTCGCAGCACTTCTCGCACCACCAGGCCGCTTTCGCCAAGATCGGCGCCGAGCGCGGTTGGGGTCCGATGTCCCGGGCCGACTACGACGTCATGGCGGGCCCGCGTGGCGCGCTGTTCGTCGGCTCTCCCGAGACCGTCGCGCGGAAGATCGCCTGGGCGGTGCGGACGCTGGGCCTCTCGCGGTTCCAGCTCAAGTACAGCGTCGGCGCGCTTCCGCACGAGCAGCGCCTGAACTCCATCCGGCTCTACGGCGAGCAGGTCGTCCCGCGGGTGAAGGAACTGCTCGGTTAG
- a CDS encoding SecDF P1 head subdomain-containing protein, translated as MRNILVAIALVLLGVTGCQGGVSGQAEPEGDSFAIKDGSRLRFRPVLAELPPGPATGAATDRQSTDPAAQQAAAAALDCSEGQDPLDGRDDPALPLVSCDRVQGTKYLLGPAFLTGADLSRANARLDTQSGGPLIGLSFTDAGARTWADWTAANVGKQVAMVLKSRVLTAPSIQSAITGGETQITGKFTMDDARRLARDIAGG; from the coding sequence GTGCGGAACATCCTCGTAGCGATCGCCCTCGTCCTGCTCGGTGTCACCGGTTGCCAGGGCGGGGTTTCCGGTCAAGCCGAACCCGAAGGCGACAGTTTCGCGATCAAGGACGGGTCGCGGCTGCGGTTCCGTCCGGTCCTGGCGGAACTCCCGCCCGGCCCGGCGACGGGCGCGGCGACCGACCGCCAGAGCACGGATCCCGCCGCACAGCAGGCCGCCGCGGCGGCGTTGGACTGTTCGGAGGGGCAGGATCCGCTGGACGGCCGCGACGACCCGGCGCTCCCGCTGGTCAGCTGCGACCGTGTGCAGGGCACGAAATACCTGCTCGGCCCGGCGTTCCTCACCGGAGCCGACCTCAGCCGGGCGAACGCTCGCCTCGACACACAATCCGGGGGTCCGCTCATCGGGCTCAGCTTCACCGACGCGGGCGCGCGGACATGGGCCGACTGGACCGCGGCGAACGTCGGCAAGCAGGTCGCGATGGTGCTGAAGAGCCGGGTGCTGACCGCGCCGTCGATCCAGTCGGCCATCACCGGCGGGGAAACCCAGATCACCGGCAAGTTCACCATGGACGACGCGCGTCGGCTGGCGCGCGACATCGCCGGCGGCTGA
- a CDS encoding YbhB/YbcL family Raf kinase inhibitor-like protein, protein MNDPFARLPEVASFTVTSASVADGAAWSPEQLAGKDVSPQLSWSGAPRGTKSYAVTVYDPDAPTGSGFWHWAVADIPAAVTELPEGAGDDAGSGLPEGAIQVPNDARLARFLGAAPPAGHGVHRYFVVVHALDVESLGVPADCTPAFLGFTMASHVLGRAVLVATSETPGPERIEVSRLVPASADAIFAVLSDPQGHVDIDASGMLIDAEGDPVERAGDRFVVHMDREALGDVPLGKYDVEVVITTLVPGEEIAWTVEGRIRPHARHIYGYRLEPAEGGTLVTSYYDWSEVSEEWKNRITFPVVPESSLKATLGILERTVRRRGDSPTR, encoded by the coding sequence ATGAACGATCCCTTCGCGAGGCTTCCTGAGGTGGCCTCCTTCACCGTCACCAGTGCTTCTGTCGCCGACGGCGCCGCCTGGTCACCCGAACAGCTGGCCGGGAAGGACGTCTCACCGCAGCTGAGCTGGAGCGGTGCTCCGCGTGGCACCAAGAGCTACGCCGTCACCGTCTACGACCCCGACGCGCCGACCGGCTCCGGTTTCTGGCACTGGGCGGTCGCCGACATCCCCGCCGCCGTCACGGAACTGCCCGAAGGCGCCGGTGACGACGCCGGCTCCGGGCTGCCCGAAGGCGCCATCCAGGTACCCAACGACGCCCGTCTCGCCCGCTTCCTCGGTGCGGCGCCGCCCGCCGGGCACGGCGTGCACCGCTATTTCGTCGTGGTGCACGCCCTCGACGTCGAGTCGCTCGGCGTCCCGGCGGACTGCACGCCCGCCTTTCTCGGCTTCACCATGGCCTCGCATGTTCTCGGTCGCGCGGTCCTGGTCGCCACGTCGGAAACCCCTGGCCCCGAACGCATCGAGGTCTCCCGGCTCGTCCCCGCCTCCGCGGACGCGATCTTCGCGGTCTTGAGCGATCCGCAGGGACATGTCGACATCGACGCGTCGGGAATGCTCATCGACGCGGAAGGCGATCCGGTCGAGCGGGCGGGCGACCGGTTCGTGGTCCACATGGACCGGGAAGCGCTCGGGGACGTGCCCTTAGGCAAGTACGACGTCGAGGTCGTCATCACCACGCTCGTTCCTGGCGAGGAGATCGCCTGGACCGTGGAGGGCCGGATCCGGCCGCATGCCCGGCACATCTACGGCTACCGGCTGGAGCCCGCCGAGGGCGGCACCCTCGTCACGTCGTACTACGACTGGTCGGAGGTGAGCGAGGAGTGGAAGAACCGCATCACCTTCCCGGTGGTTCCCGAGTCCTCGCTCAAGGCCACGCTCGGGATTCTCGAGCGGACCGTGCGGCGTCGAGGCGATTCACCCACGCGCTGA
- a CDS encoding GntR family transcriptional regulator gives MLSEQVYTRLRDAIMRGDHAPGAALKPQDLAKEHGVSLAVVREALVRVVGDGLADRLPNRGFAVPAFSDRRWQEITEARRTIEPLVLRLSVERGDLDWEARVRAAHHRLSRTPPFVPEEGEYLSAAWSEAHRVFHRTLLDGCGNPVLLETFDRMWTASELARRWAAHRAPGRDHLAEHRLLEETALARDADAAAEALTRHLTLTAAALTE, from the coding sequence ATGCTCTCCGAGCAGGTGTACACCCGCCTGCGGGACGCGATCATGCGCGGCGACCACGCCCCCGGCGCCGCGCTCAAACCGCAGGACCTCGCCAAGGAACACGGCGTGAGCCTGGCGGTCGTCCGGGAGGCACTCGTCCGCGTGGTCGGCGACGGCCTCGCCGACCGGCTCCCCAACCGCGGCTTCGCCGTCCCCGCCTTCTCCGATCGGCGCTGGCAGGAGATCACGGAAGCCCGCCGGACCATCGAGCCGCTCGTCCTGCGCCTCTCCGTCGAACGCGGCGACCTCGACTGGGAGGCCCGCGTCCGCGCCGCCCATCACCGGCTGAGCCGGACGCCGCCGTTCGTTCCCGAAGAAGGCGAATACCTCAGCGCCGCGTGGTCGGAAGCCCATCGCGTCTTCCACCGCACCCTGCTCGACGGCTGCGGGAACCCCGTCCTGCTGGAGACGTTCGACCGGATGTGGACCGCGAGCGAACTGGCCCGCCGCTGGGCGGCGCACCGCGCTCCCGGCCGCGATCACCTCGCCGAACACCGCCTGCTGGAGGAGACGGCGCTCGCGCGCGACGCCGACGCGGCGGCCGAGGCGCTGACCCGGCATCTCACCCTGACCGCCGCCGCCTTGACCGAGTAG
- a CDS encoding beta-N-acetylglucosaminidase domain-containing protein — MTLLVTAVAVAVPAPASAAPAPPLAQVWPTPQQVTPLAGQVTIPRTVVEVVGAATDPSALAVVDQVLRAAGASTIVKVTDNDQVAVDRERGNGGLVVFVGGPTESRATALALAALRLKGPEGLAPGGYVLAADRGVIALSGVDTSGTFYAAQSFRQLFASGTSGAFGIRDWPAAPLRGVIEGFYGAPWSHADRLAQLDFYGRTKQNMYVYSPKDDPFLRARWRDQYPPEQLALLSQLVSRADANHVEFTYALSPGLSVCYSSDADKTALVTKFQSLWDIGVRSFAIPLDDISYTRWNCDADAAKFGTGGAAAGAAQSFLLNRVQQDFIATHPGVERLQTVPTEYYDLADSPYKTALRTQLDKAVIVEWTGVGVIAGQITEKQARQAKEVFGHDILIWDNYPVNDYITERLLLGPYIGREPGVAKYLSGITANPMVQAEASKIAEFTSGDFLWNPDRYDPDKSWLAAIADLGGPAAPALKVFAENNYSSLLVRLETGKPDLDSPVLRPLLAAFWAALEKKDPWEAAAKLDRYLTSMASDPEDLRRGMASNPKFLAEVGPWLDQVGLYGQAGRHAVRMLLAQVDGDGAKAWAERGELVSALKQAQAIRVPTSRGPRNPSTCTGVCVPFLDSALATADRWFGLPGIRPRPTTSLGTYTDNVPARMVDGDPETYYWSDWAPRIGATIGVDLGSAQRVSHVDILMGKPTSPDDYVHAGVLEYSTDGTQWTTVKTVTEPVISADLPEGAEARYVRIRTTGAQTFWVVVREFTVSTPDSPKYTVTGTPAGSNLAAAADNNADSLYAAASAPMAGDALVVTGVAPKPLSKVVVLAADAGAGADVQVADSAGGWRTIGRMSGGYTELPADGVTTDKVRLLWSPGGAAPKIAEVVPVSPPRP; from the coding sequence GTGACGCTGCTCGTGACCGCGGTGGCGGTGGCCGTCCCCGCACCGGCGAGCGCGGCTCCCGCCCCTCCCCTGGCCCAGGTATGGCCGACACCCCAGCAAGTGACGCCACTAGCGGGGCAGGTGACCATCCCGCGCACCGTCGTCGAAGTCGTCGGAGCGGCCACCGATCCGTCCGCGCTCGCCGTCGTGGACCAGGTTCTCCGCGCGGCGGGCGCGAGCACGATCGTCAAGGTCACCGACAACGATCAGGTCGCCGTCGACCGGGAACGCGGAAACGGCGGCCTCGTCGTCTTCGTCGGCGGCCCCACCGAAAGCAGGGCGACCGCACTGGCTCTCGCGGCGCTCCGCCTCAAAGGTCCGGAAGGTCTGGCCCCCGGCGGCTACGTCCTCGCCGCCGACCGCGGCGTGATCGCACTGTCCGGTGTGGACACTTCGGGGACGTTCTACGCGGCGCAGTCGTTCCGGCAGCTGTTCGCTTCCGGCACGAGCGGCGCGTTCGGCATCCGTGACTGGCCAGCGGCCCCGCTGCGCGGAGTGATCGAGGGCTTCTACGGCGCGCCGTGGTCGCACGCCGACCGGCTGGCACAGCTGGACTTCTACGGCCGCACCAAACAGAACATGTACGTCTACTCGCCCAAGGACGACCCGTTCCTGCGCGCCCGCTGGCGCGACCAGTACCCGCCGGAACAGCTCGCCCTGCTCTCGCAGCTGGTGAGCCGCGCCGACGCGAACCACGTCGAGTTCACCTACGCCCTCTCCCCCGGCCTTTCCGTGTGCTACTCCTCCGACGCCGACAAGACCGCACTGGTCACGAAGTTCCAGTCGCTGTGGGACATCGGCGTGCGGTCGTTCGCCATCCCGCTCGACGACATCTCCTACACCCGCTGGAACTGCGACGCCGACGCCGCGAAGTTCGGCACCGGTGGCGCGGCCGCGGGCGCGGCACAGTCGTTCCTGCTCAACCGCGTTCAGCAGGACTTCATCGCGACGCACCCCGGTGTCGAGCGGCTGCAGACCGTCCCGACCGAGTACTACGACCTCGCCGACTCGCCGTACAAGACCGCGCTGCGCACCCAGCTCGACAAGGCGGTGATCGTCGAGTGGACCGGCGTCGGCGTGATCGCCGGGCAGATCACCGAAAAGCAGGCCCGGCAGGCGAAAGAGGTCTTCGGGCACGACATCCTGATCTGGGACAACTACCCGGTCAACGACTACATCACCGAACGTCTGCTGCTCGGCCCGTACATCGGCCGCGAGCCCGGCGTCGCGAAGTACCTCTCCGGGATCACCGCGAACCCGATGGTGCAGGCCGAGGCGTCCAAGATCGCCGAGTTCACCTCCGGCGACTTCCTGTGGAACCCGGACCGGTACGACCCCGACAAGTCGTGGCTCGCCGCCATCGCCGACCTCGGCGGACCGGCCGCCCCCGCGCTGAAGGTGTTCGCGGAGAACAACTATTCGAGTCTGCTCGTCCGCCTCGAAACCGGGAAACCCGATCTGGATTCACCGGTGCTGCGGCCGCTGCTGGCCGCCTTCTGGGCCGCGCTGGAGAAGAAGGATCCGTGGGAGGCGGCCGCGAAACTGGATCGCTACCTGACGTCGATGGCCTCCGATCCCGAAGATCTGCGGCGCGGCATGGCGTCGAATCCGAAGTTCCTCGCGGAGGTCGGACCGTGGCTCGACCAGGTCGGGCTCTACGGTCAGGCCGGCAGGCACGCGGTGCGGATGCTGCTGGCCCAGGTCGACGGCGACGGCGCGAAGGCCTGGGCGGAACGCGGCGAGCTCGTCTCCGCGCTCAAGCAGGCGCAGGCGATCCGCGTCCCGACCTCGCGGGGCCCGCGCAACCCGAGCACCTGCACGGGAGTCTGCGTGCCGTTCCTCGACAGCGCGCTGGCCACGGCCGACCGCTGGTTCGGCCTGCCCGGGATCCGGCCGCGGCCGACGACGTCGCTCGGCACCTACACCGACAACGTCCCCGCCCGGATGGTCGACGGCGACCCCGAGACCTACTACTGGAGCGACTGGGCACCCCGGATCGGCGCCACCATCGGGGTCGACCTCGGCTCCGCGCAGCGGGTGTCCCATGTGGACATCCTGATGGGGAAGCCGACCAGCCCGGACGACTACGTCCACGCCGGCGTCCTCGAATATTCCACCGACGGCACCCAGTGGACGACCGTGAAGACGGTCACCGAGCCGGTGATCTCGGCCGATCTCCCCGAGGGCGCCGAGGCGCGGTATGTCCGCATCCGCACGACCGGCGCCCAGACCTTCTGGGTCGTGGTCCGCGAGTTCACCGTGTCCACACCGGACAGTCCGAAGTACACCGTCACCGGCACCCCGGCGGGGTCGAACCTGGCCGCGGCGGCGGACAACAACGCCGATTCGCTGTACGCGGCGGCGTCGGCGCCGATGGCGGGCGACGCGCTCGTCGTCACCGGCGTCGCGCCGAAACCGCTGAGCAAGGTCGTCGTCCTGGCGGCGGACGCCGGTGCGGGCGCCGACGTCCAGGTCGCGGATTCGGCGGGCGGCTGGCGGACGATCGGCCGGATGTCGGGCGGCTACACGGAACTGCCTGCCGACGGCGTCACGACCGACAAGGTCCGGCTCCTCTGGTCACCGGGAGGCGCGGCACCGAAGATCGCGGAGGTGGTCCCGGTCAGTCCACCGCGACCGTGA
- a CDS encoding choice-of-anchor B family protein has protein sequence MKLVRMMGLAVLTASALVLSMTAASAHDPETAEGQAAARTFMADHVPAERHAVTGTAAGVPCVNGKADKYPCKNVDLLSVLPLSGLGGGNGNDIWGWTDPSSGKEYAIVGRTNGTAFVDLSVPTSPKFLGNLPSNGGSSSWRDMKVYKNHAFIVADFITGHGMQVFDLTRLRTVTTPQTFTADALYKEFGPAHNIAINEETGFAYAIGSNTCSGGPHIVNIQNPKAPAKAGCVSQDGYTHDTQCVVYRGPDTAYTGKEICFNANEDTLTIVDVTDKARPIQISRKGYSGAQYSHQGWLTGDQRYFLLDDELDESRGTDKRTKTYVWDLAKLSAPVHTGVYSSPATAIDHNQYIKGQYSYQANYQAGLRILDVSGVASAKLSEVGYFDIYPAGNAANFNGAWSNYPYFSSGIVIVNGIEQGLVVVKPNLGGK, from the coding sequence ATGAAACTCGTGCGGATGATGGGGTTGGCCGTGCTGACGGCCTCCGCGTTGGTGTTGTCGATGACCGCGGCGTCCGCGCACGATCCGGAGACGGCGGAGGGACAGGCGGCGGCCCGGACCTTCATGGCCGACCACGTCCCGGCCGAGCGGCATGCCGTCACGGGCACCGCGGCGGGGGTTCCGTGTGTCAACGGCAAGGCCGACAAATACCCGTGCAAGAACGTCGACCTGCTCAGCGTGCTGCCCCTCTCCGGTCTCGGCGGCGGCAACGGCAACGACATCTGGGGCTGGACCGATCCGTCGTCCGGCAAGGAATACGCCATCGTCGGGCGGACCAACGGCACCGCGTTCGTCGACCTGAGCGTCCCGACCTCGCCGAAGTTCCTCGGCAACCTGCCCTCCAACGGCGGCAGCAGTTCGTGGCGGGACATGAAGGTGTACAAGAACCACGCGTTCATCGTGGCCGACTTCATCACCGGGCACGGGATGCAGGTGTTCGACCTGACCAGGCTGCGCACCGTCACGACACCGCAGACCTTCACGGCCGACGCGCTGTACAAGGAATTCGGTCCCGCGCACAACATCGCGATCAACGAGGAGACCGGTTTCGCCTACGCGATCGGCTCCAACACCTGCAGCGGCGGGCCGCACATCGTCAACATCCAGAACCCGAAGGCCCCGGCCAAGGCTGGCTGCGTTTCCCAGGACGGCTACACCCACGACACCCAGTGCGTCGTCTACCGCGGACCGGACACGGCGTACACGGGCAAGGAAATCTGCTTCAACGCCAACGAGGACACGCTGACCATCGTCGATGTCACCGACAAGGCCAGGCCGATCCAGATCTCGCGCAAGGGCTACTCGGGCGCGCAGTACTCGCACCAGGGCTGGCTGACCGGCGATCAGCGCTACTTCCTGCTCGACGACGAACTGGACGAGTCGCGCGGCACCGACAAGCGCACCAAGACCTACGTCTGGGACCTGGCCAAGCTGTCCGCCCCCGTGCACACCGGCGTCTACAGTTCGCCCGCCACCGCCATCGACCACAACCAGTACATCAAGGGCCAGTACTCCTACCAGGCGAACTACCAGGCCGGTCTGCGCATCCTGGACGTCAGCGGGGTCGCTTCGGCGAAGTTGTCCGAGGTCGGCTACTTCGACATCTACCCGGCGGGCAACGCGGCGAACTTCAACGGGGCGTGGAGCAACTACCCGTACTTCTCCAGCGGCATCGTCATCGTCAACGGTATCGAGCAGGGCCTGGTCGTGGTGAAGCCGAACCTCGGCGGCAAGTGA
- a CDS encoding HNH endonuclease signature motif containing protein — protein sequence MSETFLPELPQELWRAGKLELAHGVQHALQVIRIATACLGRFLAEIESRGAKDLYGHGSTASWLAEIAGLSRGEAGPIVKRAIALNPTRALDGTEVPPVAPATAAVAALGLVGDERIDQILEILKNLPAEISAEDRAGAEQILANLAPNAGPRQLAKAEANLQDLLNPDGNEPKDPEPKEPRREITLERRKDGFWKLTGLLDDETGARTAAALEAHAQPRPVDEFGQADLRMKCERMGDAWAELLDLAIACPDQPGTSGYRTLVHVTVGLEELKSGLGTACLDFVGTMSAREARLAACDCLMVPVVMGASGEPLDMGRLRRFVTPGQRRALNIRDGGCAFPGCHRKPKNCHAHHIEHWADGGPTDLRNLVLLCGFHHRLIHHGDWEVRVAADGLPEFIPPQYRDPLRKPRRNTLHHV from the coding sequence GTGTCCGAGACCTTCCTTCCCGAGTTGCCGCAGGAGCTGTGGCGCGCTGGCAAGCTGGAGCTTGCCCATGGCGTGCAGCACGCTTTGCAGGTGATCCGGATAGCGACCGCCTGTCTGGGGCGGTTTCTGGCGGAGATCGAGTCTCGGGGCGCCAAAGACTTGTACGGGCATGGCAGTACGGCGAGCTGGCTCGCGGAGATCGCGGGGTTGTCGCGGGGTGAGGCGGGTCCGATCGTGAAGCGGGCCATCGCGTTGAACCCCACCCGGGCGTTGGATGGCACGGAGGTTCCGCCGGTCGCTCCCGCGACTGCTGCGGTCGCGGCTCTGGGGTTGGTCGGGGATGAGCGGATTGATCAGATCCTGGAGATCTTGAAGAACCTTCCTGCCGAGATTTCGGCTGAGGATCGGGCGGGCGCGGAGCAGATCCTCGCCAACCTCGCCCCGAACGCCGGTCCCCGGCAGCTCGCCAAGGCCGAGGCGAACCTGCAGGACTTGCTCAACCCCGACGGCAACGAACCCAAAGATCCCGAGCCGAAGGAGCCACGCCGCGAGATCACCCTGGAGCGGCGCAAGGACGGCTTCTGGAAACTCACCGGCCTTCTCGATGACGAGACCGGCGCACGCACGGCCGCCGCCCTGGAAGCACACGCCCAGCCGCGGCCAGTGGACGAGTTCGGCCAGGCGGATCTGCGGATGAAGTGCGAGCGCATGGGAGACGCCTGGGCCGAGCTCCTCGACCTGGCGATCGCGTGCCCGGACCAGCCCGGCACCAGCGGCTACCGGACCCTCGTGCATGTCACCGTCGGACTTGAGGAACTGAAGTCGGGTCTCGGGACTGCGTGTCTCGACTTCGTGGGGACCATGTCGGCGCGGGAAGCTCGGCTAGCGGCCTGTGATTGCCTGATGGTGCCGGTCGTGATGGGTGCCTCGGGTGAGCCGCTGGATATGGGGCGCCTGAGACGGTTCGTCACCCCAGGTCAGCGACGTGCGTTGAACATTCGTGACGGTGGCTGCGCCTTCCCCGGGTGTCATCGGAAACCCAAGAATTGCCACGCTCATCATATTGAGCACTGGGCAGACGGCGGGCCGACGGATCTTCGGAATCTGGTGCTGCTGTGTGGTTTCCATCATCGGCTGATTCACCACGGTGACTGGGAAGTACGCGTGGCGGCCGATGGGCTACCGGAGTTCATTCCACCCCAGTACAGGGACCCACTCCGAAAACCTCGGCGTAACACCCTGCACCACGTCTGA
- a CDS encoding TetR/AcrR family transcriptional regulator yields MTETSERIARRSVDKFAQRRAELAESALQALSELGYARTSLREIAQKSNFSHGVLHYYFTDKVELLTYAVRKFEEVCVTRYDEVVAMARSAEELERGFGEAMAGTLRADAVMHRLWYDLRNQSLFEAAFRADVLEIDTQRQAMIWRVVERYAELADASPVVTQQVAYAAFDGLFQQALLHHLADGLAEDAGSLLRRLVS; encoded by the coding sequence GTGACCGAGACGAGCGAGCGGATCGCACGCCGGAGCGTGGACAAGTTCGCCCAGCGACGGGCGGAACTGGCGGAGTCCGCGCTGCAGGCGCTGTCCGAGCTGGGGTACGCGAGGACGAGCCTGCGGGAGATCGCGCAGAAGTCGAACTTCTCGCACGGGGTGCTGCACTACTACTTCACCGACAAGGTGGAACTGCTGACCTATGCGGTCCGCAAGTTCGAGGAAGTGTGCGTGACCCGCTACGACGAGGTCGTGGCCATGGCGCGTTCGGCCGAGGAACTGGAGCGGGGATTCGGCGAGGCGATGGCGGGCACGCTGCGGGCCGACGCCGTGATGCACCGGCTGTGGTACGACCTGCGGAATCAGAGCCTGTTCGAGGCCGCGTTCCGCGCCGACGTGCTCGAGATCGACACTCAACGGCAGGCGATGATCTGGCGGGTCGTAGAGCGCTATGCCGAACTCGCCGACGCTTCGCCCGTCGTGACGCAGCAGGTCGCTTACGCGGCTTTCGACGGCCTGTTCCAGCAGGCGCTGCTGCACCATCTCGCCGACGGTCTCGCCGAGGACGCCGGGTCGTTGCTCCGGCGGCTGGTCTCGTAA